TGATGTCTGTTATCTTCATGCCTGGAGCGCAATTATAACCAATGTATTCCACTTATTGCCTGGTTTCGATGAAGCTGTCCTTCTGGAATTAATGAGCATTGTCTTTCTTTTCGGTTCGTGCTTTTTTTATTCTGCAGCCTACCGTCCACGGACGCGCTTGTCTTCCTCCCGGAAGTGTTTACAACATTCACGTTTCCTTTAATGTCTAAATATTTTAAGTGCCTGTTTGCAGCAGGTCTGCTGATTGCAGTCCTGGTAACCTTTGCTTCAGAGAAAATCATTCTGACCTTCTACAGCCCTGAATATCGGAAATCAGTAATTGCGTTGCAGATCCTTATCTGGGCAACAGCCATCACGTTCCAAAGTGTTCTTATCAGTTCGACACGCGTTTCAAGCGGAAACCAGCAGATAATCTCAAAAACAGCCATCTTAGCAGCATTCTTGAACGTATTTTTAAACCTGGTCCTGATTCCTTCAAATAGCTATGTAGGTGCTGCTGTCGCCACCGTACTTTCAGTATTAGGGTCTATTATGTTCGGGCTTTTCTGGATTCGTAAAAATCTTTTACATGAAAATTCGCTCAAAGTAGCCGTTTCTCCCTTATAGGCGCAGGCATGATATCTCTGCTCGTTCCCCTGTTAAGTCCATATACGGATATCCTCATCCTCAGTGCTGCCTCTGTCCCTGTTTTTGCTGTAGTCCTTTATATTACTGGCTGGATAGACTCCAATGACAAAAACATTCTCTTAAAACTAATTTCCCGCAACACATCCTGATACAAAGAGATGAAGAGATTTCTAATAGCGCCAAAATAAATATTACTAACCTCTTTTATTATCCGGGTTCAGATTTCTTCGGGTTCAGATTTCTTCGGGTTCAGATTTCT
The Methanosarcina sp. WWM596 DNA segment above includes these coding regions:
- a CDS encoding polysaccharide biosynthesis C-terminal domain-containing protein, producing the protein MSKYFKCLFAAGLLIAVLVTFASEKIILTFYSPEYRKSVIALQILIWATAITFQSVLISSTRVSSGNQQIISKTAILAAFLNVFLNLVLIPSNSYVGAAVATVLSVLGSIMFGLFWIRKNLLHENSLKVAVSPL